In the genome of Aspergillus luchuensis IFO 4308 DNA, chromosome 2, nearly complete sequence, one region contains:
- a CDS encoding uncharacterized protein (COG:S;~EggNog:ENOG410PQQZ;~InterPro:IPR019329;~PFAM:PF10183;~TransMembrane:1 (o60-78i)), whose amino-acid sequence MSARPLSHCLRARCVPRRAQNIQGFSTRSNLRGDHYDPPTGYLFGLKPGQKYVKEGWENMWYYGFIGSLLVAGVAYVFKPDTSIQTWALEEARRRLEAEGILEDPDKVQRK is encoded by the exons ATGTCCGCTCGTCCGTTGTCGCATTGCCTTCGCGCTCGCTGTGTCCCCCGCCGGGCCCAGAACATCCAGGGCTTCTCGACCCGCAGCAACCTCCGCGGTGACCACTATGACCCTCCTACCGGCTACCTGTTTGGCCTCAAGCCCGGCCAGAAGTATGTGAAGGAGGGCTGGGAGAACATGTGGTACTATGGATTCATCGGCAGTCTTCTCGTTGCCGGTGTCGCATACGTCTTCAAGCCAGACACTTC GATACAAACATGGGCTCTGGAAGAGGCTCGCCGGCGGCTGGAGGCCGAAGGCATTCTGGAGGACCCTGACAAGGTCCAGCGCAAGTAA
- the NIT2_1 gene encoding carbon-nitrogen hydrolase family protein (COG:E;~EggNog:ENOG410PG53;~InterPro:IPR036526,IPR003010;~PFAM:PF00795;~go_process: GO:0006807 - nitrogen compound metabolic process [Evidence IEA]) has protein sequence MVLAAVGQLCSTGSLAANLTQCKTLVRKAAAAGAKALFLPEAADYIASSPAETISLARSVQDSEFVLGLQKEAQLANLHINVGIHEPASNGRIKNTLVWINEKGDITQRYQKVHLFDVDIKGGPVLKESASVEKGMEILPPFETPVGRVGLSICFDLRFPEISLALKRQNAQIITYPSAFTVPTGTAHWETLLRARAIETQSYVIAAAQAGPHNEKRRSYGHSMIVNPWGEVVAKLDDEYQEPQIAVADIDLDLLAKVRREMPLLRRTDIYPEV, from the exons ATGGTTCTCGCA GCCGTGGGGCAACTATGTTCGACTGGAAGTCTAGCTGCCAACTTGACGCAATGCAAGACGCTGGTACGCAAGGCAGCCGCAGCTGGAGCTAAG GCATTGTTTCTTCCCGAGGCTGCGGACTATATCGCATCATCGCCTGCAGAGACTATCTCACTGGCACGCTCTGTTCAAGACAGCGAATTTGTACTGGGTCTCCAAAAAGAGGCACAATTGGCCAATCTGCACATCAATGTAGGGATACACGAACCGGCGTCGAACGGTAGGATCAAGAACACCCTCGTTTGGATCAATGAAAAGGGCGACATCACACAACGCTACCAGAAGGTCCACCTATTCGATGTGGACATCAAGGGTGGACCAGTATTGAAGGAAAGCGC GAGCGTCGagaaggggatggagataCTACCGCCTTTCGAGACACCCGTTGGGCGAGTAGGCTTGTCTATTTGTTTTGAT CTGCGCTTTCCTGAGATTAGTCTGGCTCTCAAGAGACAGAATGCCCAAATCATCACATATCCATCAGCTTTTACGGTTCCTACCGGGACAGCGCATTGGGAGACCCTTTTACGCGCCAGAGCTATAGAAACGCAGTCCTATGTGATTGCCGCAGCCCAGGCCGGGCCTCACaatgaaaagaggagaagctaCGGACATTCCATGATCGTCAATCCATGGGGCGAAGTTGTTGCCAAGCTTGACGATGAATACCAAGAGCCGCAGATCGCGGTTGCGGACATTGATCTAGATCTCCTTGCTAAAGTCAGGAGAGAGATGCCGCTACTCAGAAGAACGGATATATACCCAGAAGTATAG
- the DIS3 gene encoding exosome catalytic subunit DIS3 (BUSCO:EOG09260AQB;~COG:J;~EggNog:ENOG410PHAG;~InterPro:IPR001900,IPR012340,IPR033770,IPR033771, IPR022966,IPR041505,IPR029060,IPR002716;~PFAM:PF17216,PF17215,PF17876,PF13638,PF00773, PF17849;~go_function: GO:0003723 - RNA binding [Evidence IEA];~go_function: GO:0004540 - ribonuclease activity [Evidence IEA]), whose amino-acid sequence MKSLRRDFSSNPQAANVTSKVFVRSTKSGKVQKIVRELYLRQDIPCSSKLCSTCASTAPADANGNITPFVLSEQPAGTSAFPRGHYLVPDTNALLNGMDLFEHTGAFYDVIILQTVLEELKNQSLPLYNRLLSLIKTDEKRFYLFFNEFRLETHVRRGPEESINDRNDRAVRTVAKWYAEHLKTTVKKGKKNDIPAIVVITDDKENLRKAKEEDVTALSLSDYVSGLEDSDRLLDMINESREAREAKGARGELFYPEYYSMSKLMTGIRAGTLHQGVFNVSPYNYLEGSVNVPAFDKPLLILGRDNSNRAISGDVVVIEVLPKDQWKSPSTKIVDEEAVTKNDNPDTDDTEAVVSERERKALQEEVRKAHGKSSEGKPQPTAKVVGVMKRNWRQYVGHVDAGSAGAQASSGRRQQTVFVLPMDKRVPKIRVRTRQAGDLMGQRILVTIDAWDRDSRYPTGHFIRSLGELETKGAETEALLLEYDVQYKPFPKAVLDCLPAEGHDWRVPASKDNIGWKGRRDLRDLLICSIDPPGCQDIDDALHARPLPNGNFEVGVHIADVSHFVKPNNAMDLEASLRGTTVYLVDKRIDMLPHLLGTDLCSLKPYVERYAFSVLWEMTPNAEVVSADFTKSVIRSREAFSYEKAQKRIDDPTQKDELTESMRTLLRFSKILRQKRMDAGALNLASPEVRIETDNDEVGDPLTDVKTKAMLETNSLVEEFMLHANITVASKIYSTFSQTAMLRRHATPPPQNFEELINQLTKKRNMRLDVSSSRALADSLDRCVDEKNPFFNTLVRILATRCMTSAEYFCAGAHAESEFRHYGLASPIYTHFTSPIRRYADLLVHRQLASAIGYEGEDGRAVVEGVMTRNRLEDICRNINYRHRNAQFAGRASIEYYVGQALKARGEKMAADGVDGGIEEEGYVMRVFENGVVVFVPRFGIEGVVRLEDFVLPDDAALRTVDERRELVTRRQSDFDNEEYTLRVSNKGNAESGPSMSVELFQKVNVNVSSVKEEGGRGAGKRRVRILILGSDA is encoded by the exons ATGAAAAGCTTACGGCGTGATTTCTCGTCGAATCCGCAGGCAGCAAATGTCACCAGCAAAGTCTTCGTGAGATCCACGAAAAGCGGAAAAGTTCAAAAGATTGTTCGCGAACTTTACCTCAGACAAGACATTCCTTGCTCGTCAAAGCTTTGCTCGACATGCGCCTCTACTGCGCCAGCGGATGCTAATGGAAATA TCACGCCTTTCGTGCTCTCGGAGCAGCCCGCGGGCACCAGCGCTTTCCCCCGCGGTCACTACCTTGTCCCCGATACCAATGCGTTGCTGAATGGCATGGATCTTTTCGAACATACCGGAGCCTTCTATGATGTTATCATCCTCCAAACCGTCCTCGAAGAACTGAAGAACCAGTCCCTACCCCTCTACAACCGCCTGCTCTCTCTGATCAAGACCGACGAAAAGCGGttctatctcttcttcaacgagTTCCGACTGGAGACCCACGTCCGGAGAGGACCCGAAGAGTCGATAAATGACAGAAATGACCGAGCTGTGCGAACAGTGGCCAAGTGGTATGCCGAACATCTTAAGACCACggtgaagaaggggaagaagaacgacATCCCGGCTATCGTTGTCATCACGGACGACAAGGAAAACTTGCGCAAAgcaaaggaggaagatgtgaCCGCATTGTCACTGTCAGACTATGTGTCTGGCTTGGAGGACTCGGATAGGCTACTTGATATGATCAACGAGTCTCGGGAGGCAAGGGAAGCGAAGGGCGCACGCGGCGAACTTTTCTACCCCGAATACTACTCGATGTCTAAGCTTATGACCGGCATCAGAGCTGGAACTTTGCACCAGGGAGTCTTCAATGTTTCACCTTACAACTATCTGGAGGGCTCTGTCAATGTTCCGGCGTTCGACAAGCCCTTGCTCATTCTGGGTCGTGATAACAGTAACAGAGCCATCtctggggatgttgttgttattgaaGTACTTCCTAAGGACCAATGGAAGTCGCCATCTACCAAGattgtcgatgaggaggcggTCACCAAGAACGACAACCCTGATACCGATGATACCGAGGCAGTGGTGTCGGAGAGAGAACGGAAGGCCTTGCAAGAAGAGGTCAGGAAAGCTCATGGAAAAAGCTCGGAGGGAAAGCCGCAACCGACAGCCAAGGTTGTTGGAGTCATGAAACGAAACTGGCGTCAATATGTCGGACATGTCGATGCCGGTTCGGCAGGTGCTCAGGCTAGCAGCGGTCGCCGTCAGCAgaccgtcttcgtcctccctATGGACAAGCGTGTACCAAAGATTCGAGTCCGTACTAGACAAGCTGGCGATCTTATGGGTCAACGTATTCTTGTCACCATCGACGCCTGGGATCGCGATTCCCGATACCCCACCGGCCATTTCATTCGCTCACTAGGAGAACTGGAGACTAAGGGTGCGGAGACAGAGGCGCTGCTCCTTGAGTATGACGTTCAGTACAAGCCATTCCCGAAGGCTGTTCTCGACTGTCTTCCCGCCGAGGGTCATGACTGGAGAGTACCGGCTAGCAAGGATAATATTGGCTGGAAGGGACGGAGGGATCTAAGAGATCTCCTCATCTGCAGTATCGACCCCCCAGGCTGTCAAGATATTGATGACGCGCTTCATGCACGGCCATTACCGAATGGCAACTTCGAAGTCGGTGTCCACATTGCAGATGTCTCTCACTTCGTCAAGCCGAACAATGCAATGGACCTGGAGGCCAGTCTCCGTGGAACAACAGTCTACCTAGTCGACAAGCGTATTGATATGCTGCCCCATCTTCTCGGTACAGACCTTTGTTCCCTCAAGCCCTACGTCGAGCGGTACGCTTTCTCCGTCTTGTGGGAGATGACGCCCAACGCAGAAGTGGTATCTGCAGACTTCACCAAATCGGTCATTCGCTCTCGTGAAGCCTTCAGTTACGAGAAGGCCCAGAAGCGCATTGATGATCCTACGCAGAAGGACGAACTTACCGAAAGCATGCGCACTCTGCTCCGCTTTTCCAAGATCCTCCGACAGAAGCGCATGGATGCGGGTGCATTGAACCTCGCCTCGCCAGAAGTCCGCATCGAAACCGACAACGACGAGGTGGGCGATCCTCTCACGGATGTTAAGACGAAGGCCATGCTCGAGACCAACAGTCTTGTTGAGGAATTCATGCTTCACGCCAACATTACAGTTGCTTCCAAGATCTACAGCACCTTCTCTCAGACCGCCATGCTCCGACGCCACgccacccctcccccgcaaAACTTCGAAGAGCTTATCAACCAACTCACCAAGAAGCGCAACATGAGATTGGACGTGTCCAGCTCCCGTGCCCTCGCCGACTCCCTTGACCGTTGTGTTGACGAGAAGAaccccttcttcaacacccttGTCCGCATTCTCGCCACCCGTTGCATGACATCCGCAGAGTACTTCTGCGCGGGGGCCCACGCAGAGTCCGAATTCCGTCACTACGGTCTAGCCTCACCCATCTACACGCACTTCACCTCCCCCATCAGACGTTACGCAGATCTTCTAGTCCACCGCCAACTCGCGTCAGCAATTGGCTACGAGGGCGAAGATGGCCGCGCCGTCGTAGAGGGAGTGATGACCCGGAACAGACTCGAAGATATCTGCCGGAACATCAACTACCGTCATCGCAATGCCCAGTTCGCCGGCCGCGCCAGCATCGAATACTACGTTGGACAGGCACTCAAGGCACGCggagagaagatggcagCCGATGGCGTGGACGGCGGcattgaagaggagggcTACGTCATGCGTGTCTTCGAGAACGGCGTTGTTGTATTCGTTCCGCGATTCGGTATCGAGGGCGTGGTACGCTTGGAGGATTTCGTCCTTCCGGATGACGCTGCTCTCCGCACCGTCGACGAGCGACGGGAGCTGGTGACGCGCCGACAGAGCGACTTCGATAATGAAGAGTACACTCTTCGCGTTTCCAACAAAGGAAACGCCGAGTCGGGGCCCAGCATGTCTGTGGAACTGTTCCAGAAGGTCAATGTCAACGTTAGCTCTGTCAAGGAAGAAGGTGGTCGCGGCGCAGGAAAGAGGCGGGTTAGAATCCTGATTCTGGGAAGCGATGCCTAG
- a CDS encoding MCT family MFS transporter (COG:G;~EggNog:ENOG410PJKR;~InterPro:IPR011701,IPR036259;~PFAM:PF07690;~TransMembrane:11 (o94-114i126-145o151-172i184-203o215-235i259-281o293-312i324-343o349-372i384-404o416-436i);~go_function: GO:0022857 - transmembrane transporter activity [Evidence IEA];~go_process: GO:0055085 - transmembrane transport [Evidence IEA]), whose amino-acid sequence MGDNTPIDIIHSRDYDETPNLDPLSQVQEQQQQDSAPKDAETKYEQDVVPDGGYGWVCVACVFWINAHTWGINSSYGVFLSYYLSHNVFANGSALAYAFTGGLSISCALLVAPLATHLIHMCGTRLVLNLGVFFETLSLIGSSFATELWHIFLSQGVCFGWGMGFLFVGSVGITPQWFHRRRSLAMGINAAGSGIGGLIYSLAVGAMIPRLGLSWAFRILGIIACVVNLVCANLLRDRNKDIGSRHHAFSLPLLKRPEFLLFLGWGIFSMLGYVAVLFSLANFALSVGLSSHQGSIVSALLNLGQGLGRPIVGMFSDKLGRINIATFLTFLCGLFCLVIWIFARSMGVVCFFAVLVGTVAGTYWATVTPVLAEIIGLRDLPSGLSITWLVLVPPTTVSEAIALVLRDNGSTDSVYLRVQIFTGFMYIGGAACLWLVRGWKIGELVRSEKKEGAAPGMMVPGSIEKKDEEEPGQKGEEYDPSPGIPASGVKETQLWAPFHLLRQMVALRRV is encoded by the exons ATGGGAGATAATACGCCAatcgacatcatccattcTCGAGATTACGATGAGACTCCAAATCTAGATCCCTTGTCGCAAGTACaggagcaacaacagcaggaTTCGGCTCCCAAAGATGCGGAGACTAAATATGAGCAAGACGTCGTACCAGACGGTGGCTATGGCTGGGTTTGTGTCGCTTGCGTCTTCTGGATCAATGCGCACACATGGGGAATCAACAGC AGCTACGGCGTCTTTCTTTCCTACTACCTCTCGCATAATGTCTTTGCCAACGGTTCTGCCCTGGCCTACGCCTTCACCGGCGGTCTGAGCATCTCCTGTGCCCTCCTAGTAGCTCCTCTAGCCACACACCTTATCCACATGTGCGGAACCCGCCTAGTTCTAAACCTCGGAGTCTTCTTCGAAACCCTCTCCCTAATCGGTTCATCCTTCGCTACCGAACTATGGCACATCTTCCTTAGCCAAGGCGTCTGCTTCGGCTGGGGAATGggtttcctcttcgtcggaaGCGTAGGCATAACCCCTCAATGGTTCCACCGCCGTCGCAGTCTGGCAATGGGCATCAATGCAGCCGGCTCCGGCATAGGGGGACTAATCTACTCCCTCGCCGTTGGCGCCATGATCCCCCGACTCGGCCTAAGCTGGGCATTCCGAATCCTAGGAATCATCGCATGCGTCGTCAACCTAGTATGCGCCAACCTCCTCAGAGACCGAAACAAGGACATCGGAAGCCGCCACCACGCCTTTTCCCTACCCCTACTCAAGCGTCCCgaattcctcctcttcctagGATGGGGCATCTTCAGCATGCTAGGCTACGTCGCCGTGCTTTTCAGCCTCGCCAACTTCGCCCTCTCCGTCGgtctctcctcccaccaggGCAGTATTGTCAGCGCCCTGCTCAACCTCGGGCAGGGCCTCGGGCGCCCCATCGTGGGCATGTTCAGTGATAAGCTAGGTCGGATCAACATCGCCACGTTCCTAACATTCCTCTGTGGTTTGTTCTGTCTGGTGATCTGGATCTTCGCTCGCAGTATGGGCGTGGTCTGCTTTTTCGCTGTCCTCGTCGGCACTGTTGCAGGAACCTACTGGGCGACCGTTACCCCTGTGCTGGCGGAGATTATCGGTCTGCGAGACCTCCCTAGTGGGTTGAGCATTACGTGGCTGGTCCTGGTACCCCCCACGACCGTGTCGGAGGCTATTGCGCTTGTGCTGAGGGATAATGGATCTACCGACTCGGTGTATCTGAGAGTGCAGATCTTTACGGGGTTCATGTACATTGGTGGTGCGGCGTGTTTGTGGCTCGTGCGAGGATGGAAGATAGGGGAGCTTGTGCGgtctgagaagaaggagggggcggCTCCTGGTATGATGGTTCCCGGTAgtatagagaagaaagatgaggaggaaccTGGACAGAAGGGAGAAGAATATGATCCTTCACCTGGGATACCCGCATCAGGAGTGAAGGAGACTCAACTCTGGGCGCCATTTCATTTGCTGCGTCAGATGGTGGCCTTGAGGAGAGTATGA
- a CDS encoding LIM domain protein (COG:T,Z;~EggNog:ENOG410PHUY;~InterPro:IPR001781;~PFAM:PF00412), with amino-acid sequence MASMMHRPQFHKARDGQRKVSPPGPTYMSNDQIGTCLRCCDVESEALSALSEGVGRAAGCGLTWQHLLIPGVTATYLKDLRTNRPARPGGSRPLPSRSTGSSSDTREDLPPRAASAMSSYGHSYMHSSTPAAETEHPRATSSLSNHRPTSSRGTMGSPIGRPLVQEPRTVPVRQHISPTRAYSRALPTSPSAAYRESPQRRIEKEEAKSLRDALQQMDLEDDVELHAAAQDEATELVWMHQNPGVPYKNPYAPYHNPDLDTLQKSPDRNSQYSRGERLGSPTPRRGSRRLAYQGSTISYNGPSSIQESDESPAHDEQESAMGRDIPSPKKNGTLRKNLKVNFALPRDEVSATQNTSSSHGLGLANIGRDSSKGIFRNPNDQIYEEPQLSPQKDENTRPDFSRSDSSALRNKPRNALPRGSRPLPSRFSSLPFVDKLARFELHKNPPSQSRNPEYRMNDPLPQPPTAGSEVEEQESPMKNGLEIRSDDIRAATSKKLKDRSTRLPMPTAVSDRAGRPIVSFDPTWKPTEAQSPRNRDSFKGRDATPDVPSPEPAAPTIEVSEAPSIPVINLPDDKEPTISEMAGPSQSTSTGGKSPSSPPKNNEAPRRSPRKPTAGLQSRWLSTYSRSGVPTATCEACSLPISGKIVTAAGSRFHPECFVCHHCQTALECVAFYEEPEVKRQERLAQASSDDEEAHGLRFYCHLDFHELFSPRCKSCKTPIEGEVVVACGAEWHVGHFFCAECGDPFNADTPFVEKDGFAWCLQCHSRRTAPRCLGCKKPVLEDVVISAVGGQWHDDCFVCHECGDGFGPDGRYFVREGEPRKTAKGRIIGGPVQLAVCERCEGIRLKASP; translated from the exons ATGGCCAGTATGATGCATAGGCCTCAATTTCACAAGGCCAGGGACGGCCAGCGCAAGGTCTCGCCTCCCGGTCCAACTTACATGTCCAATGATCAGATCGGTACGTGTTTACGCTGCTGCGATGTTGAGTCAGAAGCATTGTCTGCGCTTTCCGAGGGGGTTGGCCGAGCGGCCGGCTGTGGGTTGACATGGCAACATTTATTAATTCCTGGCGTAACAGCGACCTATCTGAAAGATCTGCGGACGAATCGTCCTGCCCGCCCCGGCGGATCCAGGCCGCTTCCTTCGAGATCAACTGGATCGTCCTCTGACACTCGGGAGGATCTCCCTCCACGAGCAGCGTCTGCAATGTCATCGTATGGACATTCGTATATGCACTCGAGCACACCAGCAGCTGAGACCGAGCATCCTCGGGCCACCAGCTCACTTTCTAACCATAGGCCAACTTCATCTCGGGGCACAATGGGCAGCCCTATCGGACGACCGTTGGTCCAGGAACCAAGAACAGTCCCCGTACGGCAGCATATCTCACCCACTCGAGCCTACAGCCGCGCTCTTCCTACCTCCCCAAGCGCCGCTTATCGTGAAAGCCCGCAACGGCGtatagagaaggaagaggcaaAGTCTTTGCGAGATGCCTTACAACAGATGGACCTGGAGGATGACGTCGAGCTCCATGCAGCTGCACAAGATGAAGCTACCGAGCTGGTGTGGATGCACCAGAACCCCGGTGTTCCCTATAAGAACCCATATGCACCATATCACAATCCCGATTTGGACACGCTCCAGAAAAGCCCAGATAGGAATAGTCAGTATTCGCGTGGCGAGAGGCTGGGCTCTCCTACTCCACGACGGGGCAGTCGTCGTCTTGCCTACCAGGGATCGACTATAAGCTACAACGGTCCTAGCAGCATCCAAGAGTCGGACGAAAGCCCGGCACATGATGAGCAGGAGTCTGCCATGGGAAGGGATATTCCCAGCCCTAAAAAGAACGGGACTCTACGGAAGAACCTCAAAGTCAACTTTGCGTTGCCGCGGGACGAAGTGTCCGCCACCCAGaataccagcagcagccatgggCTGGGCTTGGCGAATATCGGTAGAGATTCATCCAAAGGCATCTTTAGGAATCCAAACGACCAGATATACGAAGAGCCTCAGCTTTCGCCTCAGAAGGACGAGAACACTCGGCCGGACTTCTCAAGGTCGGACTCTTCGGCTTTGAGAAATAAGCCACGCAACGCTCTTCCTCGCGGTTCGCGTCCTCTACCTAGTCGGTTCAGTAGCCTTCCTTTTGTGGACAAGCTGGCTCGCTTCGAACTTCATAAGAACCCTCCAAGCCAGTCAAGGAATCCAGAGTATAGAATGAACGACCCGCTCCCACAGCCTCCTACGGCAGGCtctgaggttgaggagcAAGAATCCCCTATGAAGAATGGCCTAGAAATCCGCAGCGATGACATTCGAGCAGCTACTAGCAAGAAACTCAAAGATCGGAGCACTCGCCTACCGATGCCAACCGCTGTGAGTGATCGTGCTGGTCGGCCGATCGTGAGTTTCGATCCGACTTGGAAGCCAACTGAGGCGCAAAGCCCGCGCAACCGAGATAGCTTCAAGGGAAGGGATGCAACGCCGGACGTGCCTTCTCCCGAGCCTGCTGCTCCCACTATTGAGGTATCCGAGGCACCGTCAATCCCGGTTATCAACTTGCCAGACGACAAAGAGCCCACTATCTCTGAGATGGCAGGACCATCCCAGAGCACAAGTACTGGTGGAAAGTCACCGTCAAGCCCACCCAAGAACAACGAAGCTCCCAGGCGATCCCCGAGAAAGCCCACTGCAGGGTTACAGAGTCGGTGGCTATCCACCTATAGCCGCTCTGGCGTTCCCACCGCAACATGCGAGGCATGTTCTCTTCCAATCTCAGGGAAGATCGTGACCGCTGCGGGTTCACGTTTCCATCCCGAGTGCTTCGTGTGCCACCATTGCCAAACTGCCCTGGAGTGTGTTGCATTCTATGAGGAACCTGAAGTGAAACGCCAAGAACGTCTCGCGCAGGCTTccagcgatgatgaagaagcccatGGACTGAGGTTTTATTGCCACCTTGATTTCCATGAGCTATTCAGTCCAAGGTGCAAGAGCTGCAAAACCCCGATAGAGGGAGAAGTGGTCGTTGCTTGTGGAGCTGAGTGGCACGTCGGGCACTTCTTCTGTGCCGAGTGTGGTGAT CCTTTCAACGCAGACACGCCTTTCGTAGAGAAGGATGGCTTTGCATGGTGCTTGCAGTGCCACTCCCGTCGCACAGCTCCTCGGTGCCTTGGATGCAAGAAGCCAGTGCTGGAGGATGTTGTGATAAGTGCAGTTGGAGGGCAGTGGCATGATGATTGTTTTGTCTGCCACGAGTGCGGGGACGGCTTTGGTCCCGACGGTCGTTACTTCGTCCGAGAAGGGGAACCGAGAAAGACAGCCAAGGGACGCATCATCGGCGGGCCGGTCCAATTGGCTGTCTGTGAAAGATGTGAAGGTATTCGGTTGAAGGCGTCGCCGTGA
- a CDS encoding uncharacterized protein (COG:G;~EggNog:ENOG410PJKB;~InterPro:IPR020846,IPR011701,IPR036259;~PFAM:PF07690;~TransMembrane:11 (o80-102i109-128o134-157i169-191o203-225i278-296o316-334i346-366o372-392i404-421o433-458i);~go_function: GO:0022857 - transmembrane transporter activity [Evidence IEA];~go_process: GO:0055085 - transmembrane transport [Evidence IEA]): MAEDSDYKLKCDASLSEEIENVITSPFSAEEEKALVRKVDLTLLPTIWIMYLLSYMDRTNIGNAKISGMQEDLDLTSDQYSIALVVFFIGYVVFEVPSNLVLSHTRPSLFLTGIMVIWGALTCVMGVIKDYKHLVVLRALIGCVEAGFAPGVLLVLSSWYKRTEQSKRFGVYISAAILSGAFGSLLAAGIIQGLEGVHGIRGWRWLFIVEGSATVGVAIICAFILPDLPATSRRLSERERHVAIARLATDNVTSLTEDSPELSHWNAVVESAKDWRTWGFVVGYMVIVGSSTLSYFYPTLVKGLFGDSSTERVNFLTVPIYAVAFVCTAITAYFSDKIPQWRGLVIAGWLSASLACSIAVCVVYNYTARYVLLVLMAAGLWATNGGTLAYASSAFANMHPQVRGVSLALVNALGNLAQIYGSYLFPSSDGPKYIMGFSVISAMLALGVVVFLVIHVWFRRRATAISHT; this comes from the exons ATGGCAGAAGATTCGGATTACAAGCTCAAGTGTGACGCCTCTCTCTCAGAGGAGATAGAGAATGTGATTACCTCGCCTTTCTCtgccgaggaggaaaaggcccTCGTGCGGAAGGTTGATCTGACTTTGCTTCCCACAATATGGATCATGTACCTGCTCTCCTACATGGATCGGACCAA TATCGGTAACGCAAAGATCTCGGGTATGCAGGAGGATCTGGACTTGACATCCGACCAATATTCCATTGCTCTggttgtcttcttcatcggatATGTTGTCTTCGAAGTTCCCAGCAA CTTAGTACTAAGCCACACGCGCCCATCGTTGTTCCTGACTGGTATCATGGTCATATGGGGAGCACTAACCTGTGTGATGGGCGTGATAAAAGATTACAAACACCTTGTGGTATTGCGCGCACTGATTG GCTGTGTTGAAGCGGGCTTCGCACCTGGtgtccttcttgtcctctcGTCCTGGTACAAACGGACGGAACAATCGAAGCGATTCGGTGTCTACATATCTGCTGCAATTCTTTCAGGGGCGTTTGGATCTCTACTAGCGGCAGGTATTATCCAGGGTCTAGAGGGAGTTCATGGAATaagagggtggagatggttgtTCATCGTGGAGGGATCTGCAACTGTGGGGGTCGCGATCATATGTGCCTTCATTTTGCCCGACCTTCCGGCCACCTCTAGGCGCTTATCGGAACGAGAGCGACATGTGGCTATCGCACGGCTGGCGACAGACAATGTCACATCTTTGACCGAAGACAGTCCGGAGTTGTCACATTGGAATGCTGTTGTCGAGTCGGCTAAGGATTGGCGGACCTGGGGATTTGTGGTTGGATATATG GTCATAGTCGGCTCTAGCACACTTTCCTACTTCTACCCTACACTCGTGAAGGGCCTCTTCGGGGATTCATCCACTGAAAGGGTAAACTTCCTGACAGTACCGATCTACGCAGTCGCATTCGTCTGCACCGCCATCACCGCATACTTCAGCGACAAAATTCCCCAATGGCGAGGTCTTGTcattgctggctggctgagtgCATCGCTAGCTTGTTCCATTGCAGTTTGTGTGGTATACAACTATACTGCACGGTATGTCCTTCTCGTACTTATGGCTGCCGGATTGTGGGCAACCAATGGAGGCACCCTTGCGTATGCGTCATCTGCATTTGCGAACATGCACCCGCAAGTAAGAGGCGTCAGCCTTGCGCTAGTAAATGCATTAGGGAATCTAGCCCAAATATACGGCTCG TACTTGTTCCCTTCCTCCGACGGTCCGAAGTATATCATGGGGTTCTCGGTGATATCCGCAATGCTTGCTCTCGGAGTGGTTGTCTTTCTTGTGATACATGTCTGGTTTCGTCGACGTGCGACTGCAATCAGCCATACATGA